A region from the Serinibacter arcticus genome encodes:
- a CDS encoding beta strand repeat-containing protein, with protein sequence MNVLNRWTARVVPLVLVLAGAVAGVVATAPAAEAAVVRPFTLNYNQAVYGDLIHVGNGSSVCPGASAPTDPFGTAKSECATAQARTNTQATGINDSFYMQWADVDASAATYNSSQATVTIPTGATVAFARLAWSGDTGTIRLADGTVSALPGCNTRQFLAGAGTSVLPAGTPESTSVRLTVGANPTTTVAPRVISRDALASVPASQPQFYAAHADVTTQLGAAPTGTPTTVTVGNVWSPQGFGCYSGWSLSVVYSYPTANVNAPTARQVQIWDGHVRQSSIDPATTVTASGFTANATGARVAVTAFEGDFNITGDRFAINGTNVAEPQTGATTNFFNSATDGAAAPAVANNMSVDAKSLPAAVAVGATSLPLTFSTSGDTFLATTIGLSVPVAPPPTPALDVALSSPVSTYSSAGQSVVSTALVTNTGNVALSDVTTVMSAGATPVAVLTCPHGTLQPDAQVTCQATATVSQADLDTGSLQLSAVATGSSASGVTTSPRRTISLSAVQAPSLALIVTPSPVVATAAGQLITYTSVITNTGNVTLTGATVVPVGFSGSGPRPAASCPVEPLAPTASLTCTATYTLTQADVDAGGVQAFDLARAAGPNGAPVSAPIAPSRVDVAPTGSLTTDVTLSPSVATTAGAPITISFAVTNTGNVTLGGVTPRIDAFGGTGAVPAISCPAAAGSLAPSSSVTCTASYSLTQDDVDDGGIDVVGSGVASTPAGVPVTSAADSGSVTVAAAPSVSSAVSVDPTVVEAAGTTVTFAVDITNTGNVTLTDVAPSDVVVTGTGTPLALSCPAAAESVAPTESVTCEATYTITQADVDAGSVTATVVSRGTAPSGTSVLSPASSATVTSPPAAALAIGATATPTAAALAGEEVTFDLVLTNTGNVTLTGATAVAATFTGSDPLGAITCEPGAASLAPTAEAACSATYTLTQADVDAGGVSLTATGRATAGGAAVETTPATAVVTVAAAPAIGLAVTATPTVADGAEEEVSFSLVLTNTGNVTLTGATAAVDTFTGSGAAPTITCPAGATLAPQAEVACTAGYVLTQADADAGGVSLTATASGTPSGGEAVGSGPESVAVVVTAAPALTLTATATPATIAAAGEPVTFAFTVSNAGNVTLTDVDLTPGAFTGGGDLSAVACPAAASSLAPGDEVTCTTTTTSTQADLDAGGLAAGATATGTPPSGEAISSTGATAAVAADARPAIEVAASATPAEPESFAVGQEISYELVVTNTGNVTLAGTSAIAATFSGSDALSAITCPADVTVAPDAAVTCTATYTITQADVDARELTLEVVASATAPSGSGVLSDPVRVTLSSVPRPALALVTTADRTTIDAAGQEVGYTFVAENTGTLTLTGLELAGTAFSGTGATPEIVCPTDSGPLAPGAEVTCTADYVVTQADVDSGALTHSAVATATPSGGILVVLAAVLRAPGDVSSEASTLEILSERAPALTVQVSSSGVVTAAGDVVTATAVVANAGNVTLTDVGALITVEGGSGAVSPIVCGEGAASLAPGAEVTCTVTYTAAEGDLSLDGLVLEAVGVGTAPDGEPLAVRSLPVTAAIAVDPVEEATTPPPTTEPPTTPGPTSPGPTTPGPTTPGVPPTAGPGRPMAETGADLRVPAGIALSALLLGAGAVLTARRRRA encoded by the coding sequence GTGAACGTGCTGAACCGTTGGACGGCGCGCGTCGTCCCGCTCGTGCTGGTCCTGGCCGGAGCCGTCGCCGGTGTCGTGGCCACCGCTCCCGCCGCGGAGGCCGCCGTCGTGCGGCCCTTCACGCTCAACTACAACCAGGCCGTCTACGGCGACCTGATCCACGTGGGCAACGGGAGCTCGGTGTGCCCCGGCGCCTCGGCACCGACCGACCCCTTCGGCACGGCGAAGTCGGAGTGCGCGACCGCCCAGGCGCGAACCAACACGCAGGCGACCGGGATCAACGACTCGTTCTACATGCAGTGGGCCGACGTGGACGCGAGCGCCGCCACCTACAACTCCAGCCAGGCCACCGTGACGATCCCGACCGGCGCCACCGTCGCCTTCGCCCGCCTCGCATGGAGCGGCGACACCGGCACGATCCGCCTCGCCGACGGCACCGTCTCCGCGCTCCCGGGGTGCAACACGCGCCAGTTCCTGGCCGGGGCCGGAACCTCGGTGCTGCCGGCCGGGACGCCGGAGAGCACGTCGGTCCGTCTCACCGTCGGCGCCAACCCCACCACCACGGTCGCCCCCCGGGTCATCTCGCGCGACGCGCTGGCCTCCGTGCCCGCGTCCCAGCCGCAGTTCTACGCGGCGCACGCGGACGTCACGACCCAGCTCGGCGCCGCCCCCACCGGAACCCCCACGACGGTGACCGTCGGCAACGTCTGGAGCCCGCAGGGCTTCGGCTGCTACTCCGGCTGGTCGCTGTCCGTGGTCTACAGCTACCCCACCGCGAACGTCAACGCCCCGACGGCACGCCAGGTCCAGATCTGGGACGGGCACGTCCGACAGTCCTCGATCGATCCGGCCACCACGGTCACCGCCTCCGGCTTCACCGCCAACGCGACCGGTGCCCGGGTGGCGGTCACCGCCTTCGAGGGTGACTTCAACATCACCGGGGACCGGTTCGCGATCAACGGCACGAACGTCGCCGAACCGCAGACGGGCGCGACGACGAACTTCTTCAACAGCGCCACGGACGGCGCCGCCGCCCCCGCGGTGGCCAACAACATGAGCGTCGACGCCAAGTCGCTCCCTGCGGCCGTCGCGGTCGGCGCGACGTCCCTGCCGCTGACCTTCTCCACGAGCGGCGACACGTTCCTCGCCACCACGATCGGGCTGTCCGTCCCCGTCGCACCGCCCCCGACGCCGGCCCTGGACGTCGCGTTGTCGTCGCCCGTGTCGACCTACTCGTCCGCCGGACAGTCCGTCGTCTCCACCGCGCTCGTCACGAACACCGGGAACGTCGCACTGTCCGACGTGACGACCGTGATGAGCGCGGGAGCGACGCCCGTCGCGGTCCTGACCTGTCCCCACGGAACCCTCCAGCCGGACGCCCAGGTGACGTGCCAGGCGACCGCGACCGTCTCCCAGGCGGACCTCGACACCGGCAGCCTCCAGCTCTCGGCCGTCGCGACCGGGTCGTCCGCGTCCGGCGTGACGACGTCGCCGCGGCGCACCATCTCCCTCTCCGCCGTCCAGGCGCCGTCGCTCGCCCTCATCGTCACGCCCAGCCCCGTGGTGGCCACGGCCGCCGGGCAGCTGATCACCTACACGTCCGTGATCACCAACACCGGCAACGTGACGCTGACCGGAGCGACCGTCGTCCCCGTCGGCTTCTCGGGTTCGGGACCGCGCCCGGCCGCCTCGTGCCCGGTCGAGCCGCTCGCGCCGACCGCGTCACTCACCTGCACGGCGACGTACACGCTGACCCAGGCGGACGTCGACGCCGGCGGTGTGCAGGCCTTCGACCTCGCCCGGGCGGCGGGCCCGAACGGCGCGCCGGTGAGCGCTCCGATCGCCCCGAGCCGCGTCGACGTCGCGCCGACGGGCTCGCTGACCACCGACGTCACGCTCTCCCCGTCCGTCGCCACGACGGCGGGCGCCCCGATCACCATCTCGTTCGCCGTCACCAACACCGGCAACGTCACACTCGGTGGCGTCACGCCCCGGATCGACGCGTTCGGCGGCACCGGAGCGGTCCCCGCGATCAGCTGCCCGGCAGCGGCCGGCTCGCTCGCCCCGTCGTCGTCCGTCACCTGCACCGCGAGCTACTCGCTCACCCAGGACGACGTGGACGACGGCGGGATCGACGTCGTCGGGTCAGGCGTCGCCTCGACCCCCGCCGGCGTCCCGGTCACGTCGGCCGCCGACTCCGGGTCGGTCACCGTGGCCGCCGCCCCGTCCGTCTCCTCCGCCGTCTCGGTCGACCCGACCGTCGTGGAGGCCGCCGGCACCACCGTCACGTTCGCCGTCGACATCACCAACACGGGCAACGTCACGCTCACGGACGTGGCCCCGTCCGACGTCGTCGTCACGGGGACGGGGACGCCCCTCGCCCTCAGCTGCCCGGCGGCCGCCGAGAGCGTCGCGCCGACGGAGTCCGTCACGTGCGAGGCGACCTACACGATCACCCAGGCGGACGTCGACGCGGGGTCGGTCACGGCCACCGTCGTCTCGCGCGGCACCGCGCCGTCCGGGACGTCCGTGCTCTCGCCCGCGAGCAGCGCGACGGTCACCTCGCCCCCGGCGGCCGCCCTCGCGATCGGAGCGACGGCGACGCCGACGGCCGCCGCCCTCGCCGGCGAGGAGGTCACCTTCGACCTCGTCCTGACGAACACGGGCAACGTGACGCTCACCGGAGCGACCGCCGTCGCGGCCACGTTCACCGGCAGCGACCCGCTCGGCGCGATCACGTGCGAGCCCGGGGCCGCCTCGTTGGCCCCGACGGCGGAGGCCGCGTGCAGCGCGACCTACACGCTGACGCAGGCCGACGTGGACGCGGGCGGCGTCAGCCTCACCGCGACCGGTCGGGCGACCGCCGGCGGCGCCGCCGTCGAGACGACGCCGGCCACCGCCGTCGTCACGGTGGCCGCGGCCCCCGCGATCGGCCTGGCGGTGACGGCCACCCCGACCGTCGCCGACGGGGCCGAGGAGGAGGTCAGCTTCTCGCTCGTCCTCACCAACACCGGGAACGTCACGCTGACCGGCGCGACCGCCGCCGTCGACACCTTCACCGGCAGCGGCGCGGCACCGACGATCACCTGCCCGGCCGGGGCCACGCTCGCCCCGCAGGCCGAGGTCGCGTGCACCGCCGGCTACGTGCTGACCCAGGCGGACGCGGACGCGGGCGGCGTCAGCCTCACCGCGACGGCGTCGGGCACCCCGTCCGGCGGCGAGGCCGTCGGCTCCGGTCCCGAGTCGGTCGCGGTGGTCGTGACGGCCGCGCCCGCCCTCACCCTGACGGCGACGGCGACCCCGGCCACGATCGCCGCCGCCGGCGAGCCCGTGACGTTCGCCTTCACGGTCTCCAACGCCGGCAACGTCACGCTGACCGACGTCGACCTGACGCCGGGTGCCTTCACCGGCGGGGGCGACCTGTCCGCCGTCGCCTGCCCGGCCGCAGCCTCCTCGCTCGCTCCCGGCGACGAGGTCACCTGCACGACGACGACGACGAGCACGCAGGCCGACCTCGACGCCGGCGGCCTCGCCGCCGGCGCGACGGCGACCGGCACCCCGCCGTCGGGCGAGGCGATCAGCTCGACCGGGGCCACGGCCGCGGTCGCCGCGGACGCCCGTCCCGCGATCGAGGTCGCCGCGTCCGCGACGCCGGCCGAGCCGGAGTCCTTCGCCGTCGGGCAGGAGATCTCCTACGAGCTCGTGGTGACCAACACCGGCAACGTGACCCTCGCGGGGACCTCGGCGATCGCCGCCACGTTCTCGGGCAGCGACGCGCTGTCGGCGATCACGTGCCCGGCGGACGTCACCGTCGCCCCGGACGCCGCCGTCACCTGCACCGCGACGTACACGATCACGCAGGCCGACGTCGACGCCCGCGAGCTCACGCTCGAGGTGGTCGCGAGCGCGACGGCACCGTCCGGTTCCGGCGTCCTCTCCGACCCGGTGAGGGTCACGCTCTCCTCGGTCCCGCGCCCGGCGCTCGCGCTAGTCACGACCGCGGACCGCACGACCATCGACGCCGCCGGCCAGGAGGTCGGGTACACGTTCGTCGCCGAGAACACGGGAACGCTGACCCTCACCGGCCTCGAGCTGGCCGGGACGGCCTTCTCCGGCACCGGTGCGACGCCGGAGATCGTCTGCCCGACGGACAGCGGCCCGCTGGCCCCCGGGGCCGAGGTCACCTGCACGGCGGACTACGTCGTCACGCAGGCGGACGTCGACAGCGGCGCGCTGACGCACAGCGCCGTCGCGACCGCGACGCCGTCCGGCGGCATCCTCGTCGTCCTGGCCGCGGTGCTCCGCGCCCCGGGCGACGTCAGCTCGGAGGCCTCGACGCTCGAGATCCTCAGCGAGCGCGCCCCGGCGCTGACCGTCCAGGTGTCGAGCTCCGGCGTCGTGACCGCCGCTGGTGACGTCGTCACGGCGACGGCGGTCGTCGCCAACGCCGGCAACGTGACGCTCACCGACGTCGGCGCGCTCATCACGGTCGAGGGTGGGAGCGGCGCCGTCTCGCCGATCGTCTGCGGCGAGGGGGCGGCGTCGCTCGCCCCGGGGGCCGAGGTCACCTGCACCGTGACCTACACCGCCGCGGAGGGGGACCTGTCGCTCGACGGGCTCGTGCTCGAGGCGGTCGGCGTCGGTACCGCGCCCGACGGCGAGCCGCTCGCCGTCCGGTCGCTGCCGGTGACCGCGGCGATCGCCGTCGACCCGGTGGAGGAGGCGACCACGCCGCCGCCGACGACCGAGCCGCCGACGACGCCGGGGCCGACCTCGCCCGGGCCGACGACGCCGGGGCCGACGACGCCCGGTGTGCCGCCGACCGCGGGACCGGGTCGGCCGATGGCCGAGACCGGCGCCGACCTGCGCGTGCCGGCCGGCATCGCGCTGAGCGCGCTGCTGCTGGGGGCGGGCGCGGTGCTGACGGCCCGTCGCCGTCGGGCCTGA
- a CDS encoding VTT domain-containing protein: MDLAVALPDLVAASSSYGDVVALGPDWLNAESLIERFGDAALIGIVAVIFIETGMLFPFLPGDSLLFTAGALVAQGNLSINLPLLLVLLFAAAFLGDQLAYFIGRRFGVRLFRNPDAKVLKPQYIKQAHDYFEKYGGRTIILARFVPIVRTYAPVAAGMSKMNYRHFVSYNVVGALVWAVGVTLLGYGLGNLTFVKENIEAMLVAIVVISVLPMVWEIWRARREAKHNPGAAALDVATGQALAEDPPADR, translated from the coding sequence ATGGACCTCGCCGTCGCGCTGCCCGATCTCGTCGCAGCCTCCTCCAGCTACGGCGACGTCGTCGCCCTCGGACCCGACTGGCTGAACGCCGAGAGCCTCATCGAGCGCTTCGGCGACGCCGCGCTCATCGGGATCGTCGCGGTCATCTTCATCGAGACCGGGATGCTGTTCCCGTTCCTGCCCGGTGACTCGCTGCTCTTCACTGCCGGCGCGCTCGTGGCGCAGGGCAACCTCAGCATCAACCTGCCGCTGCTGCTGGTGCTCCTGTTCGCAGCCGCGTTCCTGGGCGACCAGCTCGCCTACTTCATCGGGCGGCGCTTCGGCGTCCGGCTGTTCCGGAACCCGGACGCCAAGGTCCTCAAGCCGCAGTACATCAAGCAGGCGCACGACTACTTCGAGAAGTACGGCGGCCGCACGATCATCCTGGCGCGCTTCGTGCCGATCGTCCGCACCTACGCGCCCGTCGCCGCCGGCATGAGCAAGATGAACTACCGCCACTTCGTGTCGTACAACGTGGTCGGCGCGCTCGTCTGGGCGGTCGGCGTGACCCTGCTGGGCTACGGCCTCGGGAACCTGACGTTCGTCAAGGAGAACATCGAGGCGATGCTCGTCGCGATCGTCGTCATCTCGGTGCTGCCGATGGTGTGGGAGATCTGGCGCGCCCGCCGCGAGGCGAAGCACAACCCCGGCGCCGCGGCGCTCGACGTCGCGACCGGCCAGGCCCTCGCGGAGGACCCGCCGGCCGACCGCTGA